The Perca flavescens isolate YP-PL-M2 chromosome 8, PFLA_1.0, whole genome shotgun sequence DNA window ttgctccttatgaggtcataaggagcaaggttacctcccctttctctgctttgcccgcccagagaatttagcccacccatgagagagagacattatcgctttcaaacgagcaaagtggcagttggtcaaggccacaccaccaccctccaccttgtcccccctctctcctcctcaaaagctacagacacagaaatggcacatactaaggaaagctcattgtgggactggctctagtggctataattctgcaccaatgctgaatttctggaaagagacttcagatacagtattaggggaccactgaggcctatatacaagcatccaaagagcaccatgtcagtggacctttaaagatgaaaagttattagaAGCAAAACTTTTCATCAAATGGTGTAAGCGTGGCacggcggccattttgagtgtttagcgatgaacgagaaagtggctgtaactaaccagtccaggcctgaggacatctacGGGCCAATATTGAATTTTGGTCATAgtgccccctgctggcaacaggaaaacAGCCTattatgacaaacatcatctgatttacatgaaacttatattGTGTGAcatacatgtgatactgagccgccccctatattTTAACCACGCACATGTACTCAAACCACTACAATTGGTACAACTTTTGCAATACACCATCTCAAATGGCGCACACTCCACCATGTGTGCTGTGTCCGACGGTTGTGCAAATGCAGGGTTGCGTGGATCGGCGACCACCAGTAACCCCGATGCGCGAAGAGGAGTGAGGCCCTGTCcaatgctgcttgcagctttaattattatcATTTTTCTTACCATAAAATCGGCCTTCCATGTGTAAAACTTTGCACGTATGTCCAATCCTATGCTAAACTTCCTCAACTAGTTTTGTGGGTCAATCATCCTAATGGTGGCACTACAGCAGCTGTgtaaagttttaaacttcataAAATTCATAACAAATCAGTTGACATGCTaggacttgtaactgaaaaaaatgtaggccCAATTGAGCAGAAATGTACATATGCTTCTAGCTTGTATGAATTATGAAgcctgtcactttttttctcaaaaactgtaatacagtaATACAAAGTGTGAATAAGTAGCCTTGGTATTAGAAATTGGGTCGTCTATTACTCGTTAGACAAATGTGATTTCTGGATAGCCAATTTCCCAGTCTGACACTTATCTTTTGAGGGAAAtaatacaatgaaaaaaaagcaggcAGACAGCAATTTCATTGTAACaaggaaaacatttatttttatagcatatttcacattatattatataatttgaAACAGCTGATCGggcagttttctttattcaGCTGCCTCTTTAgcctaaaaacacaaataataaaaaagggttTAATCACTTTCTTTtcaaacaaatataaatgaCAGTAACTTTCTGTCAGATACAGAAACTTATTAAATAAGAGattgaatacattttgattgtatGTTTACCTTGCCAGAGTCACGGCTCTTTGCTCTCAACTTGTTGACCTGGGACTCTGCGATGTCAGCGCGctcctcagcctcctccagctcaTTCTGCACCTTTCTGCACTTGGACAGATGAGTGTTGGCCTGCTCCTCCTAAAAAACATAGAGATTGACATTTTTGAATCTACTTTAACACCAAAGGTATTCTTCGCGTAAAATAAATCTGCCACAGTATCAAACTTTCAGTGTTGTGTAAATCTATATACTGTCCTTACCGCTTCCTCAGCCTGCCTCTTGTAGGCCTTGACCTTGAGCTGCAACTTGTCAACTAGATCCTGCAGCCTGGCAACGTTTTTCTTGTCCTCCTCAGTCTgttaaagtttatttaaaagtaaataaatcttTTTGTAAAGTATGTTAAGTTGATTTGTATGTTAACTATCAACGTGACTGTACCTGATAGGTGAGCTCCTTCACCCTCCTCTCATATTTCCGAACACCCTTAATGGCATCTCCTCCACGTCTCTGCTCAGCTTCAACCTCTGCCTCCAGTTCACGCACCTTTAATGAACAATAAGGCAATAAGaatacatctttttttaataagttCAGCTCTGgaaattctttctttctttcttacccTGGACTCAAGTTTCTGGAGCTGCTTCTTGCCACCCTTCATGGCCAGGTTCTCAGCCTCATCCAGGCGGTGCTGCAGGTCCTTAACAGTGACCTCCAggttcttcttcatcctctccaGGTGGGAGCTGGTATCCTGCtccttcttcagctcctcagccatcatagcaGCCTAGACGATGCAGCATAAAATGTTACTAAGAATGATCTTGATAAACGAGATATCCAAACTATTAGATCCCTGCAGAGGAGGCAGTGTGCAGAATATTTCTTCTATCAATTTGGAATTATTGATGCTTCCAGCACCATAACAAAGAATAAGCCTGGTGGTGCAGTAGTCATCCTGCATTAAAGCAACATTCCGTAACATCATTTTTTTGGAGCCCGTACAGTTTCAAAGTGCAATTCACTGCTGTCGTAAATATGGATAGTAGATAGATGGTAACTTCAAACTGCCAAACATCAAGTAACGTTAAATGCAACAGCAAAAGAAATAGTACTTAACGTTACTAGTCCAAAAGCAAGATGGCCAGCTCTTGCTATTAATAGTTAATAGTCTTGCAGACAAACTTTATTCCCAAAATTTCTAGAACCTATACAAGATTATCTCTTGCTTGGTCACTCTCTTTTCTGTTATTAGCTTCCTCCATATCTTCTATTGTCTCTTCGCCTGTGCCGTAGCGGCTGCTGAACCCGCATTCATTGCCGATCACCCTGGCTGGGGTTCAAGCATGACACTGGCGCCTCTCCCCGCCAGTATTCCCCCCCTTATatctaaaaaaacacattggagTTGAATTAATGAAAATTAAATGTAAACCTACATCAGTGATGGCCTTCTTGGCCTTCTCCTCTGCATTCCTTGCTTCCTGAACAGTGTCATCCACTTCACcctggacctggaccaggtcagactcaaGCTTCTTCTTGGAGTTCAGAAGGCTTGTGttctaaaatacaaaaaaagatttagGCACTTTTGTCATCACATGCCTGGTTTTCATgttatttaaaatgtcattttattttttaattattgaagAAATGATTGGGCTCGTTCACCTGAGAGTGCAGAAGTCCAACACGCTCACTGGCATCCACCAGCTCCTGTTCAGCAGTTTTGCGACTTCTCTCCGTCTGTTCCAGAGCAGCTCTAAGTTCCTCGATTTCTGCTACCATCAGACCATTTCTGCGATCCACCATACCAGCTTGTTCCTTGAACTCCTCCTGTGCTCTGACAGCATCATCAAGGTGCAGTTGTGCATCCTAGTGAAAAAATAGGAAAGTATTCACATGAATGCCACAATGTACCTGCATTGATCATAGTCTGTGAAACAGCTCTGTTTCTAACAATACCTTCAGCTGTGCCTGCACATTCCTCAGCTGCTTCTGGGACTCAGCAGCCTGGCGATTGGCGTGGCTCAGCTGAATCTCCATCTCATTCAAGTCTCCCTCCATCTTCTTCTTGATTCTCAGGGCGTCGTTTCTGCTCCTGACCTCAGCATCCAGATTGCTCTGCATGGAGTCAATCACCCTCTGGCTGTTCCTTTTGATCTGCTCCATCTCCTCATCTTTCTCTGCCAGCTTCCTATCCACCTCACCCTTAATCTGGTTGAGCTCCAGCTGGACACGCAGGATCTTAGACTCTTCGTGTTCCAGAGTTCCCTGATGatatcaaataataaaatgttgaTCTCTGCCTTTAAACCTTTTAATGTATATTTGTCCATGATTGGGATTTTTCTCAGAAGATGTCCCCAGAAAAAACGTACCTCAGCCTCTTCAAGTGCTGTCTGGATCTCAGTCTTTTCGGTCTCCACCTGCTTCTTGGACTTCTCCAGCTCATGGATACTCTTGCCAGTCTCACCAATCTGTTCAGTCAGATCAGAGATCTCCTCTGCAGAGAGATAAACATGTTTTGTATTGTTAAGCCTtagaatgtaaaatataaacacTTTATTCCAACACATGTACAAGAAATACATGTGTTGAATACAATGTAACTGTTACATAATGTAGAACTCACGTTGCAGGTTCTTGTTTTCACGCTTCATggtctccagctgatccaaagATTCCTCATAAGAGTTCTTCATCTTGAACAGCTCAGTGCTGAGAGAACGAGTCTCCTTCTGGGCTCCCTCGAGCTCTGCCTGACCCTCCTCGTACTTCTGTTTCCACTCTGCCAACACCTGAATAACACCATTTATACTGTTCAGTTGGTTATGTAGCAATGAgaagacaaataaatatatCTTTCATTGTTTGTATCGCTTGGTCGCACAAAGCAAACAATGCTACCTTGTCAAAGTTCCTCTGCTTCTTGTCCAGGTTGGCAGCCAGCCCATTGGCCCTCTCCACATCAATCATGAGGTCCTCCACCTCACTCTGGAGCCTCTGTTTGGTTTTGTCAAGAGAAGCACACTTGGAATTCACTGCCTCAATCTGCTCCTCAGCCTCCTGAAGACGCTGAGCCAGCTTTTTCCTGTTTGAAAAAGGTAAGATTTGTTTGCCACTGAAAACTATGAAGTTACCTGAAGCCTTAGTAACAAGAATCTGCAACGTGAGATCTTATATTTTGAGTGTTgcattgttgtttgtttgaagCCTAATGTTCTTACGGAAGCAAGTTTTGGAAAGGGTGGGTGGGAAATTTATGATCAGTCTAGTATTGTTATTAATGGTTAGTTAGGTTTTTAAAGATCTATATTAACATCATAAGGGAGAGCTGTAAAATGTTTGCTCCAAAGTTGAGTTATGCTCAAATCATAGACTGGCCATTGAATTGTTTGAATGTTACTCACTTGGATTCCTCAAGCTCCTCAGTGCGCTGGATAGCATCAGTTTCATACTTAGCTCTCCACTGAGCCACCTCACTGTTGGCCTTGGACATTCCACGCTGCAGCTCAGCCTTGGCCTCTTGCTCCTCCTCAAACTGCTCCCTCAGCAGATCACAGTCATGGCGGGCTGATTGAAGTCCATGGGCAAGAGCATTCTTAGCCTGGTTTCACACATATGATTGAATTTACAAAATTCCTGAATCCCAAACGAATAATACCAATACACACTTACTTAAATGTTTCTTACCTTAACCTCCTCTTCAACATGTCTTTTCAGCTCCTCAATCTGTTGTGTGAATGCCTGTTTGCCTCTGGTCAGCTGGGAGACAAGAGCTTCTTTCTCTTCAACTTGACGGCTGAACTCACCTTGTGTGAAAGATGTCATGATACATTAGTTTATATCTTGTTTCTTAATAACATACACAACACATCATTAACAGATAGCTTGTTCTGTAGATACCATTTTCTGTCAGGAGACGTGCTCTCTGTGCACTTGTGTCATTGATTTGACGGACATTTTCATCATTCTTGGTCTTCAGTTCGCTGAGTTGGTCCTCAAGAGTACGGCACATCTTTTCAAGATTTCCCTAATGATTAAATAGAGATGAGATCAGTGATCAAATTTTATCTATAatattaatgttctttttattacTGTACTAATTTGGGTAATAGCATGTAATGCATTGTTTACCTTTGCTTTAGCAACATTCTCCATGTTGCTGGAGAGGTCATCAATCTCCATCTTGTATTCACTCTTTTCCTTCTCAAGCTTCTGCTTTACACGCTGGAGGTTGTCGATCTGCTCTCCCAGCTCAGCAACGCTGTCAGCCTGCTTCTTgcgaagagcagcagcagtggcttCATGCTGCAGAGTGGACTCCTCAAGATCACGCCGGAGCTTCTGGAACTCAGCTTCACGCTTCTTGTTCATCTCAATCTGAGAAGCAGTGGCACCACCGGCCTCCTCCagcctctcactgatctcctcaAGTTCCCTGGAGAGGTCAGCTCTCTGCTTCTCAACCTTGGCACGAGCAGCACGCTCAGCCTCAATCTCCTCCTCCAGTTCCTCAATACGAGCCTGTTGAATATAGATTCATGGTCTTTTAGTACACGCTTACTTTTAATACACAAATTAGAAACATTTGCAGGAATGGTTTCTGTAAAACCATATGTCACCTGGAGCTCCTTGATCTTCTTCTGAAGCTGAGCACCCAGTGACTGCTCATCTTCAACTTTGCTAAGGAGTTGACTGATTTCAAAGTCCTTCCTGTGAGAATTATAAAGTACAGATTTAATGCAGTTGaccgcaattttttttttaaagagctcTTGTTGTACAAATTCTAAAACTCTTACTTTTTGATCTTCTCATCAGACTGCTGCTTCTCATTCTCAAGATCCATGATGGATTCCTGGGCCAGTTTCAGATCACCCTCAAGCTTTCTCTTGGATCTCTCAAGGTCCATACGGAGCTTCTTCTCTTGCTCCAGAGAACCCTCAAGCTAAGAAATAAGATGAGTTTTTAATCATCACATTCAAGAAGAATCCTGCTTTGCCAATCCAAGAGACTTTGTAAACTTACATCATCCACTTGCTGCTCAAGCTTGGTCTTGGCCTTGGTCAGAGTGTTGACTTTGTCTTCCTCTGCCTGCAGGTCATCAAGAGTCTGCTGATGAGCCTCCTGAAGGGCTTTCTTTTCCTTAGTCAGCTTAGCAATGCTCTCATCTTGAGAGGCCATCTCCTCTGTCAGATTCTTCACCTAAATGTGCCAGAAAGATCTTGTCTTTAAACGATCATAATTATAATTTTACTTGATCTGATGGActgattattatttatgaaCCTTGTTCTCTGTGGcatgtttctctttttccactTTGGCCAAGGTAAGCTCCAGGTCATCAATATCCTTCTTGAGCTCAGAGCATTCATCCTCCAGCTTTCTCTTCTTGGCAGTGAGCTCAGCATTGatttcctcttcatcctccagtCTCTCAGTTGTCTCTTTGAGTTTGGCCTCCATCTGAATCTTACTCTTGATAAGTCCCTCACATCTCTCTTCAGCATCATTCAGATTTTCTGATTCCTATTTAGTTTTATAAAGATACATGTTAGCACATCAACTTTGAAAAACATATAAAGCACAACTGTCTGTCGATGTGTACTTACAGATGCTACTTGCAGCTGCAGATCATTCTTCTCCTGCATAAGGGACACCATCTTCTCCTCCAGATCCTTCTTCTTGGCCAGGGCAGTAGCCAAGTCAGTTTTCATCTTATCATAGTTCTCCTTCATACTTGCCAGCTCCTTCTCAGTTTCAGCAGTCTTCAGCAGAGGCTTGATCTTGTAGTACACCTTCATCCATGGCCAGTGTTTGACATTCATGAATGAGCGGATATTGTACTGGATAGTATATATGGCTTCCCTGAGGACAAGAAGTAGCTGTTATGGACAATAGTGTTAGTAATTTTTATACCATGATTCAGAATGAGCTGTTTTCAACATGCCTCCGCTCCGTCATCTTCACAAACTCCTTTCTCATGACATAACCACGGGCCAAAGCCTGAGTCATGGTGACCAGAGATGACAGTTTTTCATCTCTCATCTCCTCAAGGACACCTAGCAGACCGGCCTTGAAGAACACCTgatcaaacaaaaaataaaactgaatggAGGATGAACTCAGATAGTGAATTTGTCACACCCTGTAAAACATTAAAGCATTTTCGCTTACCCTACATGTTTCACGGCTTCTAAGGCGGAGGTGTTTTATAAATGGCCACATGCAGGCTACTTTGCCTCTATACTTAAAATAAATCACTTATTCCTTAGCACCAAACTCTACAATTACGTAAGTACTTTTTagattttctcatttattattAACAGATATCATTTAATACATATATAGTTAACAGaaaaacaagcaaacacacTAGACTGAACAGCCTAACCTCTTTGGTCATTATTCtacagtaaaataaagaaaGTGAGGTCTTTACCTTTGTGTGTCCGAATTTGTACTCATCATGTGGAATATCAATTGACCCAAGCAGCTTCTCTGAAGCCTTCTTGTTGTCAATGAACTGGCCCTCGGGGATGACACTGGCATTCAGCACCTTGTACCTTTTTTTGAGAGAGTTAATGGTCAGTGGGatcattttcttttaataatctGTATCAAAATTCTCTTACAATATCGATTGATACCTCTGCTTGAAGTCAGCATAGAGGATTCTGCTGGGGAAACCTTTTCTGCAGATTCTGATACCCTCCAGCACACCGTTACACCTGAGCTGGTGGATGACCAGGAAGTTCTCCATGAGACctgtaaaaaatatattccTTAATTACTTCTTTGACTTAATAGTTTCTTAGTTAAATCAgcaaacaattaaataaacagtattaacaaaacaaaaccactcCCTAAAGAATCTCTTAAGATTGTGTTCTCTATACCTGGAGTCTTTGTTTCATTGGGAATCAGGCAGCGCACAAAGTGAGGATGGGTGCTCCTCAAGTTAGTCATCAGCTTCCCCAAGTTCTCCTGTAGATCCAAAATGGGGAGTCTTATCATGACATGTAATCAATTGTGAGTTTGAGCATAAACCgagatatatatacagtatacttgtggacTCAAGATCACGACAGATCTTGAGGAGTAGCAGGCACTCTTggcatttgttacgtccaggctggactattgtaattccctactgtcaggttgctcaaataagtcccttaagactctccagctgatccagaatgctgcagcgcgttttctcacaagaactaagagaagagatcatatttcacctgtattagcttctctgcaggggttccgaaaaagctacctctccttatgacctgtctctcttagttacgctgttatagttacgctgttatagttctagactgccgggggacttcctttcttcctttgacacactgagctgctctctcctctccctttctattactattactatttgtgtgtatcccatcccagaaatgcttgttactaatcctagcttctggggagtttactccgcggagtccttatgttttttcccccagcgtatttccttggagaacgttggcaccaagatcctggttccagctttcgccgtggtcctgctgcactccctgctgagctcagcggtgccctgcaatgtcatgctgcgtcctgctgaaccctgctgcgtcctgctgaaccctgcagcttcccgctacatccatccatgctctgctgggccacgctatatcctgtaacgccctgcagcgccctgatatgacatgaactactacaactaccattgaagtcactgttccattattaatgtgactactattgccactgttcattacacccccaaccggctcgtcagacaccgcctaccaagagcctgggtctgtccgaggtttcttcccaagagggagtttttcctcgccactgtcgcactgcttgctcttgagggatttattgtaattgttggtgctttgtaaattatagagtgtggtctagacctactctatctgtaaagtgtctcgagataacctatgttatgatttgatactataaataaaattaaattgaattgaatataagaTAAGTTTGCTATGTTAAACCTTACCCTAAACTGTGAAGACACAGTCTGCATAGAACCACCCTTCTTCTTGCCTCCCTTCTTGGTAGTATCTGTTGAGGATTTTAAGTAGACATGTTTTGTTagaataacaaataaaatgtacatgAACATATTCTACAGTTAGTTGAAAATATACAGTGTAacctaaaaacatgttttagtttACTGCAGTTACTATCATACCCTCAACGACAGGAGGGAAGCAGATAGCCAGCAGTTTCACTGGGGATTTCTGGTACAGCTGACAAACGGAGTCATTCAGTGGATCCTTGTTCTTGTCCAGCCAGCCAGTGATATTGTAGTCCACGGTACCAGCGTAGTGCACCAGGGAGAAGTGGGCCTCAATCTTGCCTTTCTTGGGGGGCTTAGGCTTCTCAAATGCTTGGTTTTTGCCAAGATGCTGGTCATACAGCTTGTTCTTGAAGGATGTGTCTGAGGCCTTGGGGAACATGCACTCCTCTTCAAGGATGGAGAAGATGCCCATGGGCTTGAAAAAAGTGGAGAGAAATACAGTATTAGTTGATTAGGTGTCATCAGGTGACATACAATCCAAAAAGAACAATTATATATTATCACCAAATTAAGTGATTACCTTTTCAATGAGCTCAATGCAGGCAGCCAAGTCCATGCCAAAGTCAATGAACGCCCAGACAATACCCTCCTTCTTGTACTCCTCTTGCTCCAGGACAAACATGGTGTGGTTGAAAAACTGTTGCAGTTTCTCATTGGTGAAGTTGATGCACAGCTGTTCCAAGGTGTTGAACTGTGAAGGGACAATTCATCAGTATAATTTCTCGCAGGGCAATAACAATGATTCTAATATGAAAAGTATCAACTTCTGAAATGAAGCTTACGTCAAAGATTTCAAAACCAGCAATATCCAGGACACCAATGTAGAACTGTCTTGCTTGTTTAGTGTCCAACATCTGGTTAATACGAACGACCATCCACAAGAACATCCTCTCATAGATAGCCTTGGCCAGGGCAGGCACTGAGTTCATCAcctgaaataaaagaaagaatgtGATTTAATGTGAGTCAACCTTTTTGTAAAATCATTATGTACTGATTATTGGTATTTCTTCTAAtctctctaataaaggcaggaatatgtgtgagtgagtctgGTTATCCAGTTGAACGTGGGGACCTGAATGTACGAAAGATGTCACACGCAGGTAAATGGACTCAGCATTTAactaagaggaaactcaataaaatatCGTACATAACAATTTATTTTGCCGACAATAGATGTCAAACAAAAGCCCATTTTGTATTaggttgctgtgagctgtaaattTATCACGCAGAAGGTCGAACATAATATTATGTTGGAGCCTGACCTGGTAAAGCCTGAAAGCTCTGAAATAAAAAGACTTGGGTCCCAGGCTGTCCTTACTTGTCACCCTTTCGCTGACTTGGTGTTGGTAGTGTTAGAAATAGGCCTAGTAAAGGTAATGATTAATAATTTTGTGAGGAAAAATTGAAATCTgcaatgtaaatggactgtatttttatagcacttttctagtcttaatgacAGAACATTTACATATTACAGGAACCATTCATACACAGGGGCTGAGGCTGCCAT harbors:
- the LOC114560009 gene encoding myosin heavy chain, fast skeletal muscle, whose amino-acid sequence is MSTDAEMATYGKAAIYLRKPEKERIEAQTAPFDAKSACYVADVKELYLKAKIIKKDGDKVTVETLDTKEERVVKEADVYPMNPPKYDKIEDMAMMTHLNEASVLYNLKERYAAWMIYTYSGLFCATVNPYKWLPVYDSECVSAYRGKKRMEAPPHIFSVSDNAFQFMQTDRENQSVLITGESGAGKTVNTKRVIQYFATIAVGGPKKDDSKGSLEDQIIAANPLLEAYGNAKTIRNDNSSRFGKFIRIHFGATGKLASADIETYLLEKSRVTYQLSDERGYHIFFQMMTGHIPEILDIALITTNPYDFPMCSMGQITVASIDDKVELEATDNAIDILGFSNEEKMAIYRMTGAVLHHGNMKFKQKQREEQAEPDGTEEADKVAYLLGLNSADMLKALCFPRVKVGNEYVTKGQTVPQVMNSVPALAKAIYERMFLWMVVRINQMLDTKQARQFYIGVLDIAGFEIFDFNTLEQLCINFTNEKLQQFFNHTMFVLEQEEYKKEGIVWAFIDFGMDLAACIELIEKPMGIFSILEEECMFPKASDTSFKNKLYDQHLGKNQAFEKPKPPKKGKIEAHFSLVHYAGTVDYNITGWLDKNKDPLNDSVCQLYQKSPVKLLAICFPPVVEDTTKKGGKKKGGSMQTVSSQFRENLGKLMTNLRSTHPHFVRCLIPNETKTPGLMENFLVIHQLRCNGVLEGIRICRKGFPSRILYADFKQRYKVLNASVIPEGQFIDNKKASEKLLGSIDIPHDEYKFGHTKVFFKAGLLGVLEEMRDEKLSSLVTMTQALARGYVMRKEFVKMTERREAIYTIQYNIRSFMNVKHWPWMKVYYKIKPLLKTAETEKELASMKENYDKMKTDLATALAKKKDLEEKMVSLMQEKNDLQLQVASESENLNDAEERCEGLIKSKIQMEAKLKETTERLEDEEEINAELTAKKRKLEDECSELKKDIDDLELTLAKVEKEKHATENKVKNLTEEMASQDESIAKLTKEKKALQEAHQQTLDDLQAEEDKVNTLTKAKTKLEQQVDDLEGSLEQEKKLRMDLERSKRKLEGDLKLAQESIMDLENEKQQSDEKIKKKDFEISQLLSKVEDEQSLGAQLQKKIKELQARIEELEEEIEAERAARAKVEKQRADLSRELEEISERLEEAGGATASQIEMNKKREAEFQKLRRDLEESTLQHEATAAALRKKQADSVAELGEQIDNLQRVKQKLEKEKSEYKMEIDDLSSNMENVAKAKGNLEKMCRTLEDQLSELKTKNDENVRQINDTSAQRARLLTENGEFSRQVEEKEALVSQLTRGKQAFTQQIEELKRHVEEEVKAKNALAHGLQSARHDCDLLREQFEEEQEAKAELQRGMSKANSEVAQWRAKYETDAIQRTEELEESKKKLAQRLQEAEEQIEAVNSKCASLDKTKQRLQSEVEDLMIDVERANGLAANLDKKQRNFDKVLAEWKQKYEEGQAELEGAQKETRSLSTELFKMKNSYEESLDQLETMKRENKNLQQEISDLTEQIGETGKSIHELEKSKKQVETEKTEIQTALEEAEGTLEHEESKILRVQLELNQIKGEVDRKLAEKDEEMEQIKRNSQRVIDSMQSNLDAEVRSRNDALRIKKKMEGDLNEMEIQLSHANRQAAESQKQLRNVQAQLKDAQLHLDDAVRAQEEFKEQAGMVDRRNGLMVAEIEELRAALEQTERSRKTAEQELVDASERVGLLHSQNTSLLNSKKKLESDLVQVQGEVDDTVQEARNAEEKAKKAITDAAMMAEELKKEQDTSSHLERMKKNLEVTVKDLQHRLDEAENLAMKGGKKQLQKLESRVRELEAEVEAEQRRGGDAIKGVRKYERRVKELTYQTEEDKKNVARLQDLVDKLQLKVKAYKRQAEEAEEQANTHLSKCRKVQNELEEAEERADIAESQVNKLRAKSRDSGKAKEAAE